In a single window of the Luteolibacter yonseiensis genome:
- a CDS encoding peroxidase family protein, giving the protein MSDSRYTKRKGFGERIIDGATVAIFRRINRWVEWHRLPGLLGVANLISFRIELRAHNLHDTDGDLTQPKKECPFHPGPNTTKMRTTGGTQNDMRFPAMGCRHSRLGRNMLPLSPVQVGSDLLEPNPLLVSKELLARKEFVPATSLNLLAAAWIQFQVHDWFNHEREAPGGGDPILVPREGDWESPTMLLRRTRPDPTNSDPLNARFPAFRNDDPQWWDASQIYGETDEEIRALRFDPDTGELCRNGRLYINAAGFLPVVTAEPGAPPAPLSGTTMSGFTDNWWLGLEILHTLFAKEHNEICDLLATAEPHLGQQEIFERARLINCAVMAKIHTVEWTPGILAHPAIKTALDANWMGLVGHWFGEGLARKIAGFLPDGVIKDVFTGVPLSETDHHGAPYALTEEFSSVYRLHPLIPDEVEIRNHRNGRVLGNYGMTEIAFGEARRPFRDGASMSDAIYSFGTSHPGAITINNYPGFLRALELPPDAEGAIEKLDLAAVDILRDRERGVPRYNEFRRQLRMKPIESWDELSGGRPALAAKLQTIYGELDKVDTMVGMFCEPLPKGFGFSDTAFRIFILMASRRLKSDRFFTTDYREEIYTGTGLEWIRKTGMKEVILRHHPELAPAFEGVGNPFAPWKSSGSES; this is encoded by the coding sequence ATGAGCGATAGCCGATATACGAAAAGGAAGGGATTCGGGGAGCGGATCATCGACGGAGCAACCGTGGCGATCTTTCGCCGCATCAACCGTTGGGTGGAATGGCACAGGCTTCCCGGACTGCTCGGCGTGGCGAACCTGATTTCGTTCCGCATCGAACTCAGGGCACATAACCTCCATGATACGGACGGTGACCTCACCCAGCCCAAGAAGGAATGTCCCTTCCATCCCGGTCCCAACACAACCAAGATGCGGACAACCGGCGGGACGCAGAATGACATGCGCTTCCCGGCGATGGGATGCCGCCATTCACGACTGGGGCGCAACATGTTGCCTCTGTCGCCGGTGCAGGTTGGATCGGATCTGCTTGAGCCCAACCCGTTGTTGGTGAGCAAGGAGCTCCTTGCCCGCAAGGAGTTCGTTCCGGCGACTTCCCTCAATCTTCTTGCGGCCGCCTGGATACAGTTCCAGGTTCATGATTGGTTCAATCATGAGAGGGAAGCCCCGGGGGGAGGCGACCCCATACTGGTCCCGAGGGAAGGAGATTGGGAAAGTCCGACAATGCTCCTCCGCCGGACCCGTCCGGATCCCACCAATTCAGATCCCCTGAATGCCAGGTTTCCGGCATTCCGCAACGATGATCCCCAATGGTGGGATGCCTCCCAGATTTATGGAGAAACGGACGAGGAGATCCGGGCCTTGAGGTTTGATCCTGACACGGGCGAGTTATGTCGCAATGGAAGGCTTTACATCAATGCCGCGGGCTTTCTGCCGGTCGTGACGGCCGAGCCGGGGGCTCCCCCTGCACCATTGAGCGGTACTACCATGAGCGGGTTCACGGACAATTGGTGGCTGGGACTTGAGATTCTGCACACCCTTTTCGCAAAGGAACACAATGAGATCTGCGATTTGTTGGCAACGGCTGAACCTCATCTGGGGCAACAGGAGATCTTTGAAAGGGCGCGGCTCATCAATTGTGCGGTCATGGCCAAGATCCACACGGTCGAATGGACTCCGGGGATCCTCGCCCATCCAGCAATCAAGACCGCATTGGACGCCAACTGGATGGGCCTGGTCGGGCATTGGTTCGGTGAGGGCTTGGCCCGCAAGATAGCGGGATTTCTTCCCGACGGGGTGATCAAGGATGTTTTCACAGGCGTCCCCCTGTCCGAGACCGACCATCACGGCGCGCCCTATGCCCTGACTGAAGAATTTTCTTCGGTCTATCGGCTCCACCCTTTGATTCCGGACGAAGTCGAAATTCGGAACCACAGGAACGGGCGGGTGCTCGGAAACTATGGGATGACGGAGATCGCCTTTGGCGAGGCGCGGAGGCCCTTCCGTGACGGCGCTTCCATGAGCGACGCGATTTATAGTTTCGGCACTTCGCATCCTGGAGCGATCACCATCAACAACTATCCGGGCTTCTTGCGCGCCTTGGAACTTCCTCCGGACGCCGAGGGCGCGATCGAGAAGCTGGACCTGGCGGCTGTCGACATCCTGCGGGATCGCGAGAGAGGTGTTCCGCGTTACAATGAGTTCCGGCGCCAGCTGCGGATGAAACCGATTGAAAGCTGGGATGAGCTCTCAGGAGGTAGGCCGGCCCTTGCTGCCAAGCTCCAAACGATCTACGGCGAGCTGGACAAGGTTGATACGATGGTGGGAATGTTTTGCGAACCACTGCCAAAGGGCTTCGGGTTCAGCGATACGGCATTCCGCATCTTCATCTTGATGGCTTCGAGGCGGCTGAAAAGCGACCGGTTTTTCACCACCGATTATCGTGAGGAAATCTACACCGGGACGGGGTTGGAATGGATACGGAAAACCGGTATGAAGGAGGTGATCCTCCGCCATCATCCTGAGCTCGCGCCCGCCTTCGAGGGAGTCGGGAATCCCTTTGCTCCATGGAAGTCATCGGGATCGGAGTCCTGA
- a CDS encoding response regulator transcription factor: MRLLLIEDETSLRAALVPLLEDAGYRVRAEVDGVAGLERALSETFDLILLDVMLPGLDGFSICREIRRRGRGVPVLMLTARGTIEDRVRGLDDGADDYLVKPFSGAELLARVRALLRRVASDSRPPASIRLGDVVVDFHQLTCHRGGAELSLTAREFRMLEVMAAADGRPVGREEFLDKVWEYSAYPTTRTVDNQILALRQKLECDPAKPRHLITVHGIGYRLENGTARES; this comes from the coding sequence ATGAGACTGCTCCTCATCGAAGATGAAACCTCGCTACGCGCCGCATTGGTGCCGCTGTTGGAGGACGCCGGCTACCGCGTGCGTGCGGAGGTGGATGGTGTGGCGGGACTGGAGCGCGCGTTGTCGGAAACGTTCGACCTCATCCTGCTGGACGTGATGCTGCCGGGCCTCGACGGCTTCTCGATCTGCCGCGAAATCCGCAGGCGGGGGCGTGGAGTGCCGGTGCTCATGCTCACCGCGCGCGGTACCATTGAAGACCGGGTGCGTGGCTTGGATGACGGGGCGGACGACTATCTGGTGAAACCCTTCAGCGGGGCGGAGTTGCTGGCCCGCGTCCGCGCCTTGCTGCGGCGTGTGGCCTCGGATTCCCGCCCTCCCGCATCGATCCGGCTCGGGGATGTGGTGGTGGATTTCCACCAGCTCACCTGCCATCGTGGCGGTGCGGAGTTGAGCCTGACGGCGCGCGAGTTCCGCATGTTGGAAGTCATGGCGGCGGCGGATGGCCGCCCGGTGGGCCGCGAGGAGTTTCTCGACAAGGTATGGGAATACAGCGCCTATCCCACCACCCGCACGGTGGACAACCAGATCCTCGCGCTGCGCCAGAAACTCGAATGTGATCCGGCGAAACCCCGCCATCTCATCACCGTGCATGGCATCGGCTACCGGTTGGAAAACGGGACCGCCCGCGAATCATGA
- a CDS encoding thiamine pyrophosphate-binding protein — MNSWQPAVDVVKNCLKAGVGEYVVCAGARNAALLEALARAESAGLVRVWRHFEERSAGFFALGRTMETAQPCAVITTSGTAAAELLPAVIEAHYQARPLVAITADRPESFRGTGAPQSIVQPGIFGNHAWQGTFADWDGKQPLHLNAEFDEEFEPGEENFSRLTLGEFRPAKDRLDVAALARWLREEHYKGIVVMVGGLEPDEREDVFHFCNDLGVPVVAEATSGLREGLERLSIHDADRVLKAHPPGKILRLGEVPSGRFWRDLENLPQVSVWSVCRNGLPGLARESNVIRGTLNRVLSALGDIEFADDALDLLSAASSRANRIDELLEIYPDSEPALLRTLSHYASIGGGLFLGNSMPIREWNLFAQWARPVPSVRANRGANGIDGQVSTWLGWSADVSETWAVVGDLTALYDLAAPFVLEQINCQGRVLVVINNGGGKIFERLPRLQTMSPRAAEWMTNPQTADLSGLATLWNMDHVRVRTVDDFDRFEAGEKTLLLEIVPDAAQTADFWAAWDRIRH; from the coding sequence GTGAATTCATGGCAACCGGCGGTAGATGTGGTGAAAAACTGTCTCAAGGCGGGCGTGGGCGAGTACGTCGTCTGCGCCGGTGCGAGGAACGCGGCACTGTTGGAGGCGCTCGCGAGGGCGGAATCCGCCGGACTCGTGCGGGTGTGGCGGCATTTTGAAGAACGCAGCGCCGGATTTTTCGCCCTCGGGCGGACGATGGAAACCGCCCAACCCTGCGCGGTCATCACCACCAGCGGCACGGCGGCGGCGGAGCTTCTGCCCGCGGTCATCGAGGCCCATTATCAGGCGCGCCCCCTGGTGGCCATCACGGCGGATCGTCCGGAGTCGTTCCGGGGAACCGGCGCTCCGCAGAGCATCGTGCAGCCGGGGATTTTTGGAAACCACGCGTGGCAGGGGACCTTCGCCGATTGGGATGGGAAGCAGCCGCTGCATCTGAACGCGGAGTTCGATGAAGAGTTCGAGCCGGGTGAGGAGAATTTCTCACGGCTTACCCTCGGTGAATTCCGTCCGGCGAAGGACCGCCTCGACGTGGCGGCGCTGGCGCGCTGGCTGCGGGAGGAGCACTACAAGGGCATCGTCGTCATGGTCGGCGGACTGGAACCGGACGAACGGGAGGACGTGTTCCATTTTTGCAACGACCTTGGCGTGCCGGTGGTGGCGGAGGCCACCAGCGGCCTCCGAGAGGGGCTGGAACGCTTGTCGATCCACGATGCGGACCGCGTGCTGAAGGCGCATCCGCCAGGGAAAATCCTGCGCCTCGGCGAGGTTCCGAGCGGCCGTTTCTGGAGAGATTTGGAGAATCTGCCACAGGTTTCCGTATGGTCGGTCTGCCGCAACGGCCTGCCCGGCCTCGCACGGGAGTCGAATGTCATCCGGGGGACGCTCAACCGCGTCCTGTCCGCATTGGGCGACATTGAATTCGCGGACGACGCGCTGGACCTCCTTTCCGCCGCCTCCAGCCGGGCGAACCGCATCGATGAGCTCCTGGAAATCTATCCGGACAGCGAGCCCGCGCTGCTCCGCACGCTTTCCCACTACGCATCCATCGGCGGAGGATTGTTCCTTGGCAACAGCATGCCCATCCGCGAGTGGAACCTTTTCGCCCAATGGGCGCGGCCCGTTCCCTCCGTACGGGCGAACCGGGGGGCGAACGGCATCGACGGACAAGTCAGCACCTGGCTCGGCTGGTCTGCGGACGTCAGTGAAACCTGGGCCGTCGTCGGCGACCTCACCGCCCTTTATGATCTCGCCGCGCCATTCGTGCTGGAGCAGATCAACTGCCAGGGGCGCGTGCTGGTCGTGATCAACAATGGCGGCGGAAAAATCTTCGAACGCCTTCCACGTTTGCAAACCATGAGCCCGCGGGCCGCCGAGTGGATGACCAATCCGCAAACCGCCGATCTCTCCGGCCTCGCGACCCTCTGGAACATGGACCACGTCCGCGTCCGCACCGTGGACGATTTCGACCGGTTCGAGGCTGGGGAAAAAACCTTGTTGCTGGAAATCGTCCCCGACGCCGCCCAGACGGCGGATTTCTGGGCCGCGTGGGACCGGATCAGGCATTGA
- a CDS encoding sensor histidine kinase, with the protein MATARAPLKRFLLLSLWVVLPFCALAGLSWNAWRADAETRRTRLLEEARESARQGLQAVSGMLGDWSAVPTGDVTGDPPQPDDGTVGGEARRRYESGDFEGVLGSPDSVKSAAGLPLRSLAALQLIRKETEPKRLMELSRILTDSPDFLSPLVSEEAESRFAGLKIPVPGPLADWRQRWRKMAAGAELLKQIRRDETRRSALWLESGGASYLVELRDGGGEWRVSEEGEVRTAAADLGKTNERRLPDGLAISVSIGGKPVAGPVGKPVLATVAHENWQSEVVLADEDAYLRGERRTRNIITGVIGLAGLAVGLGLVLAGRAYSRAVELARRQSEFMAAVSHEIRTPLTAMQLLAENLESGVADRSGQRADHTRMIREECARLGELVGNVLVFTRGGKSGPYEVFDVAAMVADAVSLVRPMAGKRSVRLEQEIAAFPEPPVGDVAALRRVLLNLLDNALKHTPAGGAVTCRAFPLDQKRWSLEVADSGPGIPAGERIRIFEPFYRIGDELRRSTPGTGLGLALVRRTAEAHGGSVAVGDSEGGGAVFSILLPIHPDEGKREPRNAQNTRK; encoded by the coding sequence CTTGAAACGTTTCCTGCTGCTCTCACTGTGGGTGGTGCTGCCGTTTTGCGCCCTCGCGGGATTGTCGTGGAACGCGTGGCGGGCGGACGCGGAAACCCGCCGGACACGCCTGTTGGAAGAGGCGAGGGAGTCGGCCCGGCAGGGATTGCAGGCCGTTTCCGGCATGCTGGGGGACTGGTCTGCTGTTCCCACGGGAGACGTGACGGGAGATCCGCCGCAGCCGGATGACGGAACGGTGGGAGGGGAAGCGAGGCGGCGTTATGAATCGGGCGATTTCGAAGGGGTCCTGGGCAGTCCCGACTCGGTGAAATCCGCTGCGGGACTGCCGTTGCGAAGCCTTGCCGCGCTTCAGTTGATCCGCAAGGAAACTGAACCCAAGAGGTTGATGGAGCTGTCGCGGATTCTGACGGACTCTCCGGATTTCCTCTCTCCACTGGTGTCGGAAGAGGCGGAAAGCCGTTTTGCCGGATTGAAGATCCCCGTTCCCGGACCGTTGGCGGATTGGCGGCAGCGCTGGCGGAAGATGGCGGCCGGGGCGGAGCTGCTCAAACAGATCAGGCGGGACGAAACCCGGCGGTCCGCCCTGTGGTTGGAATCGGGCGGTGCCTCGTATCTGGTGGAATTGCGTGACGGGGGTGGCGAGTGGCGGGTAAGTGAGGAGGGCGAGGTAAGAACCGCGGCGGCGGACTTGGGAAAAACGAACGAACGACGGTTGCCGGACGGCCTGGCGATTTCCGTCAGCATCGGTGGGAAACCGGTGGCCGGGCCGGTGGGGAAGCCTGTCTTGGCTACGGTTGCTCATGAGAATTGGCAGTCGGAAGTCGTGCTTGCGGACGAGGATGCCTATCTGCGCGGAGAGCGTCGGACCCGGAACATTATCACCGGGGTCATCGGATTGGCCGGACTGGCCGTGGGACTTGGTCTGGTTCTCGCCGGCAGGGCGTATTCAAGGGCGGTGGAACTGGCGCGCAGGCAGTCGGAATTCATGGCCGCGGTTTCCCACGAGATACGCACTCCCCTGACTGCGATGCAGCTGCTGGCCGAAAATCTCGAATCAGGCGTTGCGGACCGCTCGGGTCAACGAGCGGATCACACCCGCATGATCCGCGAGGAGTGCGCCCGTCTTGGAGAATTGGTGGGAAATGTCCTCGTCTTCACCCGGGGTGGAAAATCCGGGCCATACGAAGTCTTCGACGTGGCGGCGATGGTGGCGGATGCGGTCTCGCTGGTGCGGCCCATGGCTGGGAAGAGGAGCGTCCGCCTTGAGCAAGAGATCGCGGCTTTTCCCGAACCTCCCGTAGGGGACGTCGCCGCGTTGCGCCGGGTTCTCCTGAACCTGCTGGACAACGCGCTGAAGCACACGCCCGCCGGTGGAGCGGTAACATGCCGGGCGTTTCCCTTGGATCAGAAACGATGGTCGCTGGAGGTGGCGGACAGTGGTCCGGGAATACCCGCCGGCGAGCGGATACGGATTTTCGAACCGTTCTACCGCATCGGTGACGAACTGCGGAGGAGCACCCCTGGTACCGGACTAGGGCTCGCATTGGTCAGGCGCACCGCCGAGGCCCATGGTGGCTCCGTCGCGGTGGGCGATTCCGAGGGCGGGGGCGCGGTGTTTTCTATTTTGCTCCCCATTCATCCTGACGAAGGAAAACGAGAACCACGAAATGCACAGAATACACGGAAATGA
- a CDS encoding DUF2235 domain-containing protein, producing MKKRIVICADGTWNKAELAEEETGKLTSTNVSKVAAIVARKDDAGLEQIVLYVEGVGSVQGEEVTGGAFGWGLSRNISLAYKFLCDVYNPDDEIFLFGFSRGAYTVRSLAGLICNSGIVRDPSKIADAVALYREKNTPDKSKSIKSKVFRNQFSHPASVHFIGVWDTVGTLGLPLMRHSLAKTLGWEWDFHDTRFDKKVANAYHAVALDERRSKFQPVLHGTPEEGHNVVEKWFCGVHSDIGGGYRETGLSNITLEWMVSAAFSHGLAVIPNWQEFLGIDLETLPDNLMSANYTQLALPQYERHEEWKGFFKWADRVMGNPDGFVRDPGNNLHESVRHVRKLFDDNVLVRADLYWNDSGIDVVAGKRYRLLVNRFEGVWDAGIPVPDPSGITRVSRIQSLLGWLKRSKIHRYMQLLCTVQRDSSTILAFEGNQVEFIATKSGKLSFFMNDVPWFYWNNRGYATIHIEELGDVN from the coding sequence ATGAAGAAAAGGATCGTCATCTGCGCGGACGGCACTTGGAACAAAGCCGAGTTGGCCGAGGAAGAAACCGGCAAACTGACTTCAACAAACGTTTCCAAAGTAGCCGCCATTGTCGCTCGGAAGGACGATGCCGGCCTGGAACAAATTGTCCTCTATGTCGAGGGCGTCGGTTCGGTCCAAGGAGAGGAGGTGACCGGAGGAGCCTTCGGGTGGGGGCTGAGCCGGAACATCAGCCTGGCCTACAAATTCCTCTGTGACGTCTACAACCCGGACGACGAAATCTTCCTTTTCGGTTTCAGCCGCGGAGCATACACCGTTCGAAGCCTCGCCGGACTCATCTGCAACAGCGGCATCGTTCGCGATCCATCCAAGATCGCGGATGCCGTCGCCTTATATCGGGAGAAGAACACGCCCGATAAATCCAAATCCATCAAATCCAAAGTTTTCCGCAATCAATTCAGTCATCCCGCCTCGGTTCACTTCATCGGCGTCTGGGATACCGTCGGAACGCTGGGCCTGCCTCTCATGAGGCATTCTCTCGCGAAAACCTTGGGATGGGAGTGGGATTTCCACGACACCAGATTCGACAAAAAGGTCGCGAATGCCTATCATGCGGTCGCGCTTGACGAGCGTAGAAGCAAATTTCAACCCGTCCTCCACGGAACACCCGAAGAGGGGCACAATGTGGTTGAAAAGTGGTTTTGCGGGGTGCATTCCGACATCGGAGGCGGCTATCGGGAGACGGGACTCTCCAACATCACATTGGAGTGGATGGTTTCCGCGGCCTTCTCGCACGGCCTGGCGGTCATTCCCAACTGGCAGGAATTTCTGGGCATCGATCTGGAAACACTGCCGGACAATCTGATGTCCGCCAATTATACACAACTCGCCTTGCCGCAGTATGAGAGGCATGAGGAATGGAAGGGCTTTTTCAAGTGGGCGGACCGGGTGATGGGCAACCCGGATGGATTTGTCCGAGACCCCGGAAACAATCTTCACGAATCCGTCAGGCATGTCCGCAAATTGTTCGATGACAACGTGCTCGTGAGAGCCGATCTTTATTGGAATGACTCCGGCATCGATGTGGTCGCGGGCAAAAGATATCGCCTGTTGGTAAACCGTTTCGAGGGAGTGTGGGACGCTGGCATCCCTGTCCCGGACCCGAGTGGAATCACCAGAGTCTCGCGCATCCAAAGCCTCCTGGGCTGGCTCAAGCGTTCGAAGATCCACCGCTACATGCAACTCTTGTGCACCGTCCAACGGGATTCCTCGACCATACTGGCATTCGAAGGGAATCAAGTGGAATTCATCGCGACCAAGAGCGGGAAACTCTCCTTTTTTATGAACGATGTTCCTTGGTTTTATTGGAACAACCGCGGATATGCGACCATCCATATCGAAGAGCTCGGAGACGTCAATTGA
- a CDS encoding di-heme-cytochrome C peroxidase, producing the protein MNIKKSILPFVKAGRLAILLACVAGCNKGHLEAAPPDGGEGHSGQGPVWLEQGWTRAESSEFYLKNQGSQLIPFEWFIHLEQAGSEKLFRSPENMDSLGFIRQPTSRENPHELPIGFVLDDSPDAADIDPSLSSFEPGYVKSDFPKAERWLGLTCASCHTANITFNKTTLRIDGGPAMVDHESFLVRLSDAMRETCDDTAKFERFRTGISGPEGLFDTTRLKAELQSYTIHLEKLVKRNRAEHPYGFARLDAFGAIVNEITVAALRIPENHQVSDAPVSFPYLWYARALDYVQWNRSADNAIARNVGEVLGVYGKLKLDGAPATGQFRSTARIQNLDRLEQLIDSLKAPQWPESVFGAIDAGKAERGAKLYSQNCKGCHPLRDEQGNYPMTPPNLAGKQFIKTRSLRPQEIGTDPKMVENFLFRKSIPGVLKPYLPPDEQAKDKVSAGLLLKAAVAGVIKRFKDETGLDNQQMLAMAGGHVPDPSAPPNIPTGYICRPLHGIWATAPFLHNGSVPNLYQMLLPQEQRMKSFFVGSREFDPRNVGFLTSSSTERSFKFETEAADGAPVAGNSNKGHSGPSFTQTKGEDGNFRDFTDAERWDLVEYLKTLR; encoded by the coding sequence ATGAATATCAAAAAAAGCATTTTACCTTTCGTGAAAGCAGGCCGTCTGGCGATTCTGCTGGCATGTGTCGCCGGCTGCAACAAGGGGCATCTGGAAGCCGCGCCTCCTGATGGCGGTGAAGGCCATTCCGGACAGGGACCGGTCTGGCTTGAGCAGGGTTGGACAAGGGCGGAAAGTTCGGAATTTTATCTCAAAAACCAGGGTTCCCAACTGATTCCCTTCGAGTGGTTCATCCATCTTGAACAGGCGGGAAGTGAAAAGCTGTTCCGCTCTCCGGAAAACATGGACTCGCTGGGTTTCATCCGGCAACCAACAAGCCGGGAAAACCCGCATGAGTTGCCAATCGGCTTCGTTCTTGATGACAGTCCGGACGCGGCCGACATCGATCCATCGCTTTCGTCGTTCGAGCCAGGATACGTAAAATCGGATTTTCCGAAGGCTGAAAGGTGGCTGGGACTTACCTGCGCCTCCTGCCACACCGCGAATATCACTTTTAACAAAACCACCCTCCGCATTGATGGTGGTCCCGCCATGGTTGATCATGAATCATTTCTGGTGAGGCTGTCCGATGCCATGCGGGAAACGTGCGATGACACAGCTAAATTCGAGCGGTTTAGGACTGGAATCAGCGGACCGGAGGGGCTGTTCGACACCACGAGATTGAAGGCCGAACTGCAATCCTACACGATCCACTTGGAAAAGTTGGTAAAAAGGAATCGGGCGGAGCATCCCTACGGGTTTGCCCGGCTTGACGCCTTTGGAGCCATTGTGAACGAGATTACCGTGGCCGCGCTCCGGATACCGGAGAACCACCAGGTGTCTGATGCGCCGGTGAGTTTTCCGTATCTCTGGTATGCCCGGGCTCTGGATTATGTGCAATGGAACCGGTCTGCGGACAACGCGATAGCCCGGAACGTCGGCGAAGTGTTGGGAGTGTATGGCAAGCTCAAGCTGGATGGCGCGCCGGCGACAGGACAGTTCAGGTCCACGGCGAGGATCCAGAACCTGGATCGACTGGAGCAATTGATCGACTCCTTGAAGGCTCCCCAGTGGCCCGAATCTGTTTTTGGTGCGATAGATGCCGGCAAAGCGGAGCGCGGGGCGAAGCTCTATTCGCAGAACTGCAAGGGATGCCATCCGCTTCGCGACGAACAGGGCAATTACCCGATGACGCCGCCCAATCTCGCCGGAAAGCAGTTCATCAAGACTCGTTCGCTACGCCCCCAAGAGATAGGGACCGACCCGAAAATGGTGGAGAATTTTCTGTTTCGGAAATCCATTCCCGGAGTCTTGAAGCCGTATCTACCTCCAGACGAGCAGGCCAAGGACAAGGTTTCCGCAGGACTGCTTCTGAAGGCCGCCGTGGCGGGGGTGATCAAGCGTTTCAAGGACGAGACCGGACTGGACAATCAACAGATGCTTGCAATGGCCGGGGGGCATGTTCCCGATCCGTCCGCGCCGCCCAATATTCCTACGGGATATATATGCCGGCCGCTTCATGGAATCTGGGCGACGGCTCCTTTCCTGCATAACGGATCAGTGCCGAATCTCTATCAAATGCTCCTGCCGCAAGAGCAGCGGATGAAGTCGTTCTTCGTCGGCAGCCGGGAATTCGATCCCAGGAATGTCGGATTTCTCACCAGTTCATCCACGGAGCGGTCCTTCAAATTTGAAACCGAGGCCGCTGATGGAGCTCCGGTTGCGGGCAACTCCAACAAAGGGCACAGCGGCCCGTCTTTCACCCAGACGAAAGGCGAGGATGGCAATTTCAGGGACTTTACCGATGCCGAACGCTGGGATCTCGTGGAGTATTTGAAGACGTTGAGATAA
- a CDS encoding ankyrin repeat domain-containing protein, giving the protein MTSSILSRRSMVAIAMIFLLSGLRAAEATPEDLLRLGLFEEEANRNFDKAAESYRAVVAAHDRQRALAATATFRLGEIARKKNDRDAAAAAFRTVAQRFPEQTDLVRMSRENLAALGMALPNAPDAGTSAGPPPKDPEDVEIEQLKGLGRSSPDLIDGATENGWRHLHLAAVTGRMRVLSYLIEQKVDVDSRTIREQFTSLQLAAIHGRLEVVNALLAANAKIDETVKFGPNINELLPPKDEKLGNLRGEWAALDLAILYDRREVARALIKAGADVRRVGPQLAWIKDEPLNSLLLAICFRRNTTAHDIISAISGYGDPGEALFSRDLLFAVRYNGDLVEPLINMGRRFGYSNPSGGIQPLIAAVSRDSLPTTRLLVGSGADPKAVDENKRTVLFAARSPEMVDYLLSLGVELNAKDKDGLTAVGSVISGRSQDNPLVFETYLKHGALMEEPEAMMSRASGEMLTTVLDKVIYPKSWRADRLLLSLDSPLYGTVGSDGSMEQSYKRQMRVLETKSGAAGDLQPLMTYAATDEIKKMMVGNSWVLSIIRRDAQGGFNEIRIGKWNPDSKEWRNLTKDAKGDQLKWGDIIEIRSERYGDTRRKN; this is encoded by the coding sequence ATGACTTCATCCATCCTATCCCGTCGCTCCATGGTCGCCATCGCCATGATTTTCCTGCTGTCCGGCCTTCGTGCCGCGGAAGCCACACCGGAAGATCTGCTCCGTCTGGGGCTGTTTGAGGAGGAGGCGAACCGGAACTTCGACAAGGCTGCCGAGAGCTACCGCGCCGTGGTCGCCGCGCATGACCGGCAGCGAGCGCTCGCGGCGACGGCGACCTTCCGCCTCGGGGAAATCGCGCGCAAGAAGAACGACAGGGATGCCGCCGCCGCCGCGTTCCGCACCGTGGCCCAGAGATTCCCCGAGCAAACCGATCTCGTCCGCATGAGCCGGGAAAATCTGGCCGCGCTCGGCATGGCCCTGCCAAACGCTCCGGACGCCGGCACCTCGGCCGGGCCCCCGCCGAAAGATCCGGAGGATGTCGAAATCGAGCAACTCAAGGGCCTCGGCCGTAGCAGCCCGGACCTGATCGACGGGGCGACGGAGAATGGCTGGCGCCACCTGCACCTCGCGGCGGTCACCGGACGGATGAGGGTTTTGTCCTACCTGATCGAACAAAAGGTGGACGTTGACAGCCGGACGATCCGCGAGCAATTCACCTCCCTGCAACTCGCCGCCATCCATGGCCGTCTGGAGGTGGTGAACGCTCTCCTCGCCGCGAATGCGAAGATCGACGAAACCGTGAAATTCGGACCGAACATCAATGAATTGCTTCCTCCAAAAGATGAAAAACTGGGCAACTTGCGCGGAGAGTGGGCGGCGCTCGATCTCGCCATCCTCTATGACCGCCGCGAGGTCGCGCGCGCCTTGATCAAGGCCGGGGCGGATGTCAGACGCGTCGGTCCTCAGTTGGCATGGATCAAGGACGAACCATTGAATTCCCTTCTCCTCGCCATCTGTTTCCGCAGGAACACGACCGCCCATGACATCATAAGCGCCATCTCGGGTTATGGTGATCCTGGAGAAGCGCTATTCTCCAGGGATCTGCTGTTCGCTGTCAGATACAATGGCGACCTGGTGGAACCACTCATCAATATGGGAAGAAGGTTCGGATATTCCAATCCGTCGGGAGGGATTCAACCACTCATTGCCGCCGTATCGAGGGACAGCCTGCCGACGACCAGATTGCTTGTCGGGTCGGGAGCGGATCCGAAGGCTGTGGATGAGAACAAGCGCACCGTTTTGTTTGCTGCCAGGAGTCCGGAGATGGTTGATTACCTCCTTTCGTTGGGGGTGGAATTGAATGCGAAGGACAAGGATGGTCTCACCGCGGTCGGCTCCGTGATTTCCGGACGCTCGCAAGACAATCCGCTCGTTTTCGAGACCTATCTGAAGCATGGAGCACTGATGGAGGAGCCGGAGGCAATGATGTCGAGAGCTTCTGGGGAAATGCTCACCACGGTGCTGGACAAGGTCATCTACCCGAAATCCTGGCGGGCTGACAGGCTTCTTCTCTCGCTGGATTCCCCTTTGTATGGCACCGTCGGAAGCGACGGGAGCATGGAGCAATCTTACAAACGTCAGATGAGGGTTCTGGAAACGAAGTCCGGGGCCGCGGGTGATCTCCAGCCGCTCATGACATATGCGGCGACCGACGAAATAAAGAAAATGATGGTGGGAAACAGCTGGGTGCTCAGCATCATCCGTCGTGACGCGCAGGGAGGTTTCAACGAGATCCGGATCGGCAAATGGAATCCCGACAGCAAGGAGTGGCGGAATTTGACAAAGGATGCCAAAGGCGACCAACTGAAGTGGGGAGACATCATCGAGATCCGTAGTGAAAGGTATGGGGACACCCGCCGGAAAAACTAA